The window TAAGGGTAGTGCACATTCGCGCAGTCAAGCTTGTCGGTTTTGCCGCACCAGTTTGCATTGGATGCGAAATAAATGCGTCCAAATCCGTCTTCGTTAGGCGTTTCAGACCAGTCCATATCCAGGTCGTGCGCAGTCATCAAGGTTACCGCCTGACCGCCAGTTAAAATACCCACACGCAATCCGGTTACGGTGATATCGTAGGCCCAACCTGAGCGCACGGTGCGATCGCCATTTGGCGCGTCTTCAGCAACAAAGGTATCGAAAGTCGCTGCGGTCGTATCGTTCACGAGTTCACTACCCACGTAGATATTGCCTACCACCGGGCGCGAACCCACACCGTAGGTGTCAATGGTCACGTTCTTCTCACCGTGGCTGATACCAATGTTGGAGTAAGTCACTTCTGAACCACGCTGATAGAGGACACGGTTCCCACTGTATTCGCCCGGTAGCAAGCTATCGTTGGCATGGATCGCGCCTGCTGGACAACCTTCCCAATTCGAGGTTGCGGAAATACAGTAGGTCTTTTCAGGTGCATAGGCATCTTCCTGCGTTTTTATCGCAACTTCGACAGCTGCGGTATCGTACTCGCCAAAGGTATCCTGCACGCGCACCTGAACATTAAACACACAAGCACCGTCGCCTGCTTCGTCACCAAAGTAGTTCCACACCCAGTTCGGGTCGGTAGCCCCTTTACAGTCAAATGTGTGGATTGCTCGCGGCGCTCCGCTCACCTGGCTGTTACGGCTTTTGCCAGTTGTATTGAAGTAACCAGAATCTGTGTCGTCGAAGTTAAAATGATAAGTCAGTTTCGATACAGCAATGGCTTCCGCATCGGTTCCGCCCAGGTAATCCGTCTCGTTAAATGACGTGGACTTCATTGCCGAGAAGTACATGGTTTCCGGCGCAACCCCAACCTTGCGGGTCAACACGTTCAGGCGGGCAGTTACAGCGCTGCCAACCAAAGGTGCTGATTCAGGCTGCGTAACTACAGTGACGTCGCGACCAACAGTGGTGGTCTCGCCTTGGGAGTCAGTCACGCTATACAGCACTCGGTAGGAACCCGGCTCCTCGGTGTTCAGTTCGCTGGTATCGACAGTTACGCTACTGTAAAGGTCTTCGCCATCTGAGCCGATTGCTTCCAGTACACCCATATCTTCGTAATCAGAACCCAGTTCGACAGACACAGATTGCTCGCCAAGAATGGTCAGCAAAGGCGCTTCGCTTGTAGTGGATTCTTTTGATTCCGGCGCCTCATAGCCAGAACGAATTACGTCTGACTGAATGTTGCTATTACCAGCTGTCCCTGCAGTAACCTGACTTGCTCCGCAAGCGGTGAGTAGTAAGAAAGTTGGTGCAGCAACGAAAGTTTTCATGCCCCTATTACCTCTGTAAGTAGTGTTTTTTAAAGTGAGTTGCAAAGTTAAATGTGTTGTCTGAATGAATCAGGTTGAACATATTTAATACTATAGAATTAACTATGTATGCAGAACGCCACGACAAACTTACTACTTGAGAATGGTGTCACGAGATTTATTATAATACTATTGAATGATCACATTTTAACCGGAAGGGGTTCAACAAATTGGGCGCAGGAAACATCGCAGCCCAGGAACGCGTGGAGACATGGCATGCCACGTTCGAAAAACAGTCCAGCGCGGAGCGAGTCTAACGGCGTAAAAACCGTTGTCAGGTAGCGAATCAAACAGGAATTAGCCGAAATTTAAGTCACGAAATTTCGGCAACATACGGTTCAAGAGGGGAAAAGCAACGGAAATAAAATTATTGCGAATTAAGAAGCACTTTCCATATTCGCAAAACGCATGACCGGGTTCGAACACGGGCGCTCGAGAGGATCGAAGAAACCAATGTATTGCAGTCTGCGCTGCTCATCGGCCCCATTTTGAAAAAAATCCGTGGCGAGTAGAAAACGGCCCACCACATCATTTTCAAGACGTCGCAACGCATGCCCTTGCGGCAACAATGAATAGGGCGTTACTACGCGCAATGGCCAGGCGACCAGTGCCAGCATTTGTAAACGCTTCGCTTCCTTCTCCTTGTAGTGAATGTATTCAACGGCAAATTTCTGAAAGGTACCATCAGCCACTTTCAGATAGCCGAGACGGCGCTGCAATATGGAGACAACGATAGCTTCTGGTTTGGCGGTAATCCCCGTATAGGTCATTACACCCACTACCGCAGCGCCCGCTGCCAGCAAAATATTTCGACGGCTAATTGCCATAATCAACTCCTGTCATTATCGCGCGGCTACACCGGCGAAGCTTGGCCTTTTAATTTTCGCGCGGCGCGCAAGGAAAGCGCAGAAAGCGTAAGCGTCGGATTTGCCGCTGGACAGGTGGTAAAAACGCCACTTCCCAGGCACAGTAAATTTCGCACTTTGTGATGGACTTGATTCGCATCCACAACGCTTGTCGCTGGGTCAGTTCCCATGCGGGTTGTACCCTGAATATGCGCTTCCCCGTCGAGTGTTTCCGGCACCTCGACCTTATAACTTTCCACAGGCATACCGGACAGCAATTCAGCGACAAAACTGTCTGCCATCGCGAATGCTGTTTTTCCGTAATCGGAGTTATCCACGTAGTTCACTGCGGGTTTGCTCGGATCTACGTCCGAAATAGCCACATAATTTCGTTCTTGGGGAAGCTCCTCAAATACCAGCTTAAAATAGCCTCGTTCCTGCCAGCGTCCGCGCTCGGCGCGCAACCAGGGCAAGTTCCAGTTTTCCACCAGAAACCCTGGGTGATCACGGCGAAACTCACCATCCAGTTTCATTGCACCATAGCCTGTGGTGATGGTGCTACCGTCGTAATTTTTAACGCCGTCCAAGAGGACGTCCACGGAAATTGCAATCTGCTCATTAAGGTAGCGACCCAGCGCTGGGTCAGTTAACCCAGATTTGAGGAGGATAAATGGCGACATAATGCCATGTGCACCTACCGCAGCGAGATCACATGTCACGCGATGCTGCTCACCAGCGGACTCGTAAAGTGCTCCGACAACTTGACCGTTTTGAATATCGAGCTGAACCACATTTGCTTCGGTAATCAGCGTAACCCTGGGGTCTGCATAAACCGCCCGCATATGAAAATCGACCTGGAACTTTGCAGCGACCGGACAGGACTCGCAGATACCATTCGAGCAACAGACAGCACGCCCACTACCCGGCGCACTCGGGCGTGCGCAGGGCATTGCGAAATGTAAACCCGGGTATTTTTTTGCAAATTCCCGATCCAGACCATTCAATCGGTGAGGGGGAAGCGGATAAGGACGGGAGCGGGGAAACACAGAGGTTTCGCCACCGCTGATTCCCATTAGATCTTCGGCATCGCAATAATAGGGCTCCAATTCACTGTATTGAAACGGCCAATCTTCCCCGCGACCGTACAGCGACGCGGTTCTGAAGTCATTGGGGTGCATCCGCGGAGAGTTGCCCGTCCAGCAGGTACCACCACCAAAGCCAAGTCTTTGAACCCAGACTTTGCTCGGATTCAAATTGATCATCGTTTTGTGAAAAGGCATCCCCTTTGCTTCGGCATAGTTTTTGCCTGGGGTAGCGTTATTAATCAAGCCTCGCTCAAGCACAACGACGCGCTCAGTTTCGGGCGCCCACTTGAGGTACTCATGCAGAAAGAAGGTCGATGCAAAACCGGACCCTACTACCAAGGTATCAAAATGCTTCACTGCCATTGCGAATTACTCGAAAATCCATCCAATTCATTTGCCACAAATTCTCGCATACTTTTCACCGAATTGACTATTTAAAATGCTAAATTGTTCGATGCTGCGAAACGTGCAAATTAATCCCGATAGAAAGCATTCCGTGTTTTCCCATCAAAAAAATACAAAAGCACATCGAGCAGTTATCTCAGGTACAATGATTTAATCATTAAAAAAGCCACTATTTTTCGCTTCTGTAATTAAGGACATCGCTGTGGAAACATCACAACAGAAAACGCTACGATTTTTCTTTTTAGGACTTTTTCTCATCGGCTTCATCTCCCGCGTACTTCCTTTATTTTTGGGTGAATCGCGAATCTTCGAGCAATTCCCCACAGAAGATGGCTACCTGATGCTAACGATTGCGAGATACCTCGCACTTGGATTTGGCATGAGCACAGCTGATGGAACCTTAATAACTAACGGCACACAGCCCTTTGTTACTTTTATATGGTCTCTGGGATTTTTACTCACCGGCGGCAGTAAGCTGGGAGGTGTAATCTTTGCGCACCTCATTCAGGTATTAGTCAGCATAGCCTTTGCCTGGGTCATGTATAAACTCGCAAAAAAAATATTCCATAAGCACTCGCCGATTTACGCACTGGGTTTATCTGCGGTACTGTTTACCAGCCCACAACTGCTGCCTCACTCCATGAATTTTTTGGAGACGGGGTTTTACGTTTTCATTATTGCCTGCGTGATGTACGTTTTTTACGAAACCGAAGAGGAGGCAGCCACACCGTGGAGCATACAGAAATCGCTGCTGGTCGGTGTACTCTTGGGGCTGATGTTCTGGGTGAGAATAGACTCGGTTTTCATTATTTTCGCCGCATGCATTACCTATCTTTATCGCGGTAGTGACTTAGGCATATCTCACATAAAACAGCGCTTTATTCGGGTACTTATCTTCGGCGCAACCAGTGTGCTAATCGCATCGCCTTGGCTAATCTATAACTATATCTATTTCGGCTCGATCATGCCGATAAGCGGGCAAGCGCAAAACGCGCGTATGCTGGCGCAGAATGCACCGGTTGTTCCTTCCACCTTGCTCGAGTATTTGCTGGTATTCATACCTATCCCATCTTCATTGCAGGAAAAAATACCTGTCATATTATTTTCCACGATAGCGATGCTCGGTGCAGCGGCTATCGCAGTGAAGGCGTTCTTCAAGGTTGAAAAACCGCAAAAAAGTCTCATCCTCATGGGGTTGACCACCGTCGTTTGTTTTACCATCTACTACGGTATCTTCTTCGGCGCTAAACACTTTGTTGGGCGGTACTTCGCCGCGACAGCCCCGTTCCTCGCTCTGTTTTCACTAGGTATGGTTATCTTCCTGCTGCAAATCATCGGCGAGAGTAGCAGAGGACTACTCAAAACGGGCGTAGCTGCACTAGCGGTTGTAATTTTTGCAGTGGAAGCCGGCCTCAATTACCGCATTTTTCAAACCGGCGTACCTCACGCTCACATTCAAGTCGTAAACTGGGTTGAAAGTCATGTACCGGAAGATACCTGGGTCGCAGCAGTACAAACTGGGACTTTAGGTTATTTCCACGACAAGACCTACAATCTGGATGGCAAGGTAAACGCAGAAGCACTCAAGGCTAAACACGGCGAAGCCTATTGCCCTGAAACCAAAGCGAGCACCGAATCTGAGCAAAACTGCCTGATGTACTACATCGTACAAAGTGATATTCAGTATCTTGCCGACTGGAGTGGCCTGGCTGGATGGGCTGAACTACCTCCACTACTGGATTACTTCACCCTGGAAGTTAGCGATGCGAAGAAAAACCTGACCGTCTTCAAGCGCAAGGGAGCGCCCAGCAAGTAGTCGAGTTAGGTATTAAACGAGCATCTCTTTTTAGGTAACTGTGTTTTGTTTCATAAGATCTTTCAACGGAAGTACTAAGTGCCGAATTTACTCGCAAACATCGCTCTTTACGGGTGGCCTTTAGTTGCGTTTTGGATAATGAAAAAGCAGCGACTCAACCAAGCGGTTGTATTGCTGTTTTTAATTCCTTACATGTGGCTGCCCTATGGAATGCGATTCGATTTGCCGCTATTGCCTCCAATTGACAAATGGACCCTACCGGCACTTACCGCGTTTTTTATGCTGAAAGCCAGGGATAAAAACTTTAACTTGTTTCCAAACTCGCGGTTTTTAAACACTGTCTTGATTGGTGTATTTCTGTCTCCCGTTCTCACAGCGTTAACGAATACTGATGTACTGGACTACGGTTTGAATGTTCGCCCAGGCATGTCGTTTCAGGACATTATCAGTGGCGGGTTCAATAATTTCGCACTTATTTACATCCCATTGGTGATAGGCGCGCACTTTCTAGGCTCCGAAGATGCCAAGAAAGATTTTGTATTCCTACTGGCGGTTTGGGGCCTCGTGTATTCTCTTCTATGTCTCTGGGAAATAAAAATGAGCCCACAACTACATAGAGAGATATACGGTTTTACCACCACATCCTGGCGCCAGCAAATTCGAAACGGCGGGTTTCGGCCAGTCATTTTTATGGGACATGGGTTGTACGTAGCCATGTACATGTCTATGGCAACC of the Teredinibacter turnerae T7901 genome contains:
- a CDS encoding DUF5011 domain-containing protein; this translates as MKTFVAAPTFLLLTACGASQVTAGTAGNSNIQSDVIRSGYEAPESKESTTSEAPLLTILGEQSVSVELGSDYEDMGVLEAIGSDGEDLYSSVTVDTSELNTEEPGSYRVLYSVTDSQGETTTVGRDVTVVTQPESAPLVGSAVTARLNVLTRKVGVAPETMYFSAMKSTSFNETDYLGGTDAEAIAVSKLTYHFNFDDTDSGYFNTTGKSRNSQVSGAPRAIHTFDCKGATDPNWVWNYFGDEAGDGACVFNVQVRVQDTFGEYDTAAVEVAIKTQEDAYAPEKTYCISATSNWEGCPAGAIHANDSLLPGEYSGNRVLYQRGSEVTYSNIGISHGEKNVTIDTYGVGSRPVVGNIYVGSELVNDTTAATFDTFVAEDAPNGDRTVRSGWAYDITVTGLRVGILTGGQAVTLMTAHDLDMDWSETPNEDGFGRIYFASNANWCGKTDKLDCANVHYPYGSFITDSVIKGYTGSLPLINIGCFNSCMIVNSGMAGNEVNISDEHNSRVMGSWGLVVSNNWFRGNHLGGSGAKAKLTLRVPGSDRTAYQLSTTANPENFAANGHIRTEERSEQFISSYAMVVDNKINDPEQDPNSVSGSFVGLDKYHRYSGVYNNEFLADAVTAESGKFTVLGMNGMHLYAVNNSIPSVYAPCSRSSTEVDGYHDTATIQAISTDWSEFNAPKGSQCSRLEAPMVVPAAP
- a CDS encoding GMC oxidoreductase, which codes for MAVKHFDTLVVGSGFASTFFLHEYLKWAPETERVVVLERGLINNATPGKNYAEAKGMPFHKTMINLNPSKVWVQRLGFGGGTCWTGNSPRMHPNDFRTASLYGRGEDWPFQYSELEPYYCDAEDLMGISGGETSVFPRSRPYPLPPHRLNGLDREFAKKYPGLHFAMPCARPSAPGSGRAVCCSNGICESCPVAAKFQVDFHMRAVYADPRVTLITEANVVQLDIQNGQVVGALYESAGEQHRVTCDLAAVGAHGIMSPFILLKSGLTDPALGRYLNEQIAISVDVLLDGVKNYDGSTITTGYGAMKLDGEFRRDHPGFLVENWNLPWLRAERGRWQERGYFKLVFEELPQERNYVAISDVDPSKPAVNYVDNSDYGKTAFAMADSFVAELLSGMPVESYKVEVPETLDGEAHIQGTTRMGTDPATSVVDANQVHHKVRNLLCLGSGVFTTCPAANPTLTLSALSLRAARKLKGQASPV
- a CDS encoding glycosyltransferase family 39 protein, whose protein sequence is METSQQKTLRFFFLGLFLIGFISRVLPLFLGESRIFEQFPTEDGYLMLTIARYLALGFGMSTADGTLITNGTQPFVTFIWSLGFLLTGGSKLGGVIFAHLIQVLVSIAFAWVMYKLAKKIFHKHSPIYALGLSAVLFTSPQLLPHSMNFLETGFYVFIIACVMYVFYETEEEAATPWSIQKSLLVGVLLGLMFWVRIDSVFIIFAACITYLYRGSDLGISHIKQRFIRVLIFGATSVLIASPWLIYNYIYFGSIMPISGQAQNARMLAQNAPVVPSTLLEYLLVFIPIPSSLQEKIPVILFSTIAMLGAAAIAVKAFFKVEKPQKSLILMGLTTVVCFTIYYGIFFGAKHFVGRYFAATAPFLALFSLGMVIFLLQIIGESSRGLLKTGVAALAVVIFAVEAGLNYRIFQTGVPHAHIQVVNWVESHVPEDTWVAAVQTGTLGYFHDKTYNLDGKVNAEALKAKHGEAYCPETKASTESEQNCLMYYIVQSDIQYLADWSGLAGWAELPPLLDYFTLEVSDAKKNLTVFKRKGAPSK